GTACTCGCAGGATTTCAGCCCGCAGATACGAGAAGGGTTGACCGAGGCCCGGTTCGCCGGGACACGGGAGAAGGTGGTATCCCGGATCGGCCTGTATGTATCCCGCGGGAGCCCCGTCGTGACACAGAGCGGGGACTACATCGCCGTGAACTACAAGGCGGATTTCGAGCGGGAGCAGGGCGTGGATGTCCGTGTTGTATTCAGGAAGGGGGATCCGTCCCACCAGATTCATGGGCTCTGGTTCAACTCGCCGAAACTGCGCAGCTAATCCCAGAAGTCCTTCCCCATTCCACACTTACCGGGCCGCTCTCCTCCGGCGTACGCGCTTGAAAATCTCGAACCAGAAGACGCTCGCGATCCCGACGGCGATGGCCGATGCCATCTCCATCCCGTCGAGCGGTGCAAACTGGAACAGTGCACGGAGGGCGGGGATCGTGAGGACCAGCCCCAGGAAGAACACGGCAGCGGCGATCACCACCCAGAGTGCACGATTGGGCCTTTTAAAGGTTGAGACGAGCGTGCTCGACCAGGAGCGGTTGACCGCGATCAGCCCGAGGTTCGCGATCACGATGCTGGTGAACGTAAAGGCCCGGGCTTCGTCCACATCCAGACCGCGGGTCGTCAGCAGGGAGAAGACCAGCAGGAGGGCGAGCAGCACCACTCCGCCCTGGACGAGCGCCAGCAGCACCGAACTGCGGTTGAGGATCGACTCGCCGCGGGCGCGCGGAGGCCGCTGCATGAGATCGGGTTCGGCCTCTTCTGCCTCGAAGACGATGGAGCAGGCGGGATCGATGATCAGTTCCAGGAAGACGACGTGCACGGGCAGGAGGACGAGAGGCCAGCCGAATATGATGGGGAGGAGGGACATGCCTGCAATAGGGACGTGGACGGCGATGATGTAGGCCATGGCCCGGCGAAGGTTGTCGAAGATCCTCCGCCCCATCCGGATCGCTGCCACGATGGAGGAGAAGGCGTCGTCCAGGAGGACGAGGGAGGCCGCTTCCCGGGCGACATCCGTGCCCCGGGCACCCATGGCGATCCCGATGTCGGCCTCCTTCAGGGCCGGGGCGTCGTTCACGCCGTCCCCCGTCATCGCGACGGTGTTCCCCGTTTCCTTAAGAGACGAGACGATCGCTAACTTCTGCTCCGGCACCGCCCGGGCAATCACGGATACGCGGTTGATCCGCTCGCGGAACTCCTGCGGCGGCAGGATCTCCACATCCGGACCGGTAAGACAGTCCCGCTGCGTGCCGAGCCCGATCTGGGACGCGATCTTCATGGCGGTGGCAGGATAGTCGCCCGTGATCATGATCACCCGCACGCCGGCCGACTGGCACTCGGCGATTGCATCCGGAACCCCCGGGCGGACCGGATCCAGGAACCCGATCAGGCCGAGGAAGGCGAAGGGGAACTCGTGCTGCCCGGTGGGCAGCTCGCCGATCCGGAAGGAGGATTTTGCCACCCCGAGCACCCGCAGCCCGTCGCCGGCCAGGGACTGCACCTGGCGGGAGAGTTCCTCCAGCTCCGCCTTGGAGAGATGGCAGAGGTCCCCGATCGCCTCGGGTGCCCCCTTGGCGGCGATGACGTACTCCTGACCGTCCGGCGAACGCCAAACGTTCGACATCGCCAGGAGCTCCCGCGAGAGGGGGTACTCCTCCACCAGCTCCCAGCGGGCGTGCAGGTGCTCGGTTCCGGCCAGCCCATCCTGCCCCAGGCTGACGAGCGCCCTCTCCATCGGGTCGAAGGGATCCCGTTTGCTGGCGAGGATGGCGTATTCCACCAGCTCGTGGCAGAATTCCGGGAGAGAGGGATCCTGCAGGGCCGATACATCACAGCGCTCCCCCTTCGCCATGAGCTCGACGACGCGCATCCGGTTCTCGGTGAGCGTTCCGGTCTTGTCCACGCAGAGCACGGTCGCCGAACCGAGCGCCTCGATGGCCGTCACGCGCCGGGTCAGCACCCGGTTCTGGGAGATCCTCCATGCCCCGAGGGCGAGGAAGACGGTCAGGACCACCGGGAACTCCTCCGGGAGGATGGCCATCGCCAGGGTGATGCCGGCGAGCAGCCCCCCGATCCAGTCGAACCTTGTTACGCCGTAGACGACGACCGTGATCAGGAAGAGACCGAGCCCGATGGCGGCGATGTTCCGCACGATCCAGCGGGTCTCCTTCTCGAGCGGGGTCTCGTCCACGCCGACCTCCGAGAGGGTCCTGCCGATCTTCCCGATCTCGGTGTTCCTGCCGATCGCTGTCACTTCGGCGAGCCCCCGCCCCTGGACAACCAGGGTGCCGGAGTAGACCTGCGGCTGATCCTCTCCGCCCGGCTGCGAATAACCGCCCACTTCACCGGGGAATTTGCGGACCGGCACGGATTCGCCCGTGAGGATCGACTCGTCGACGAGGAGGTTCTTCGAGTCCAGGATGCGGGCATCGGCCGGTACACGGTCCCCCTCCGAGAGGAGGATGAGGTCGCCCCGCACCACTTCCCGCCCCGGGATGCGCTGCCGGGTGTGGTCCCGGATCACCAGCGCCCGCGGGCTGGAGAGGTTCTGGAGGGCCTGGAGGGCGTTCTCCGTCTTCCGCTCCTGGTAGACGGTGATGCCGATGATGACAAAGACAAAAAAGAGCAGCATCAGCCCTTCCTGGATGTCGCCGAGGAAGAAGTAGATGGACCCGGCGCCGACCAGCAGCAGGAACATCGGCTCACGGAAGACCTCCAGCAGGATCGAGAGGGTATTTCTCTTCTCCGCCTGGGGAAGCTCATTGTAGCCCTCCCGCTCGTGCCGCCTGGCAACTTCTTCCGAGGTGAGGCCTTCGAGGGTGTCGATGTCGATCGGCGGGGTCATTCTGTTTTGCAGACCGATCTGTATGCTCCCGCTCCCTAAATAGTTGCAGCTTGCGGTTATGGTGGCTGGAAAAATTAGGAAAAGGCGACCTGTCGGAAGAGCCGAATCCCTCTCTGGGATTTCTTACACACTCGTGGGAGGGGGCTTTGCCCCTGTCTGGTTAACGGTCCGATGGAACTGGACTGACGGGGACATCCCGGATGATCCCCACTTGCGAGGCGCTACTCCGCACGTGGGAACAGTCATAGATCCCAGGGCATGCCTGAACGATTCTCCTCGCGTCACTGTGCTCATAGCATAGTACAGGGAGGGGGCGCCGCCCCCTCCCCTGAGCCCCTCCCCCCCCTGGTGTGATAGGCCTATGCCTATATGAGGAGCGAGAATAGGTGTCCCCTGAGGTCTGGTTCGGCCTCGGGAACATTCTCGCAAGGGTGACGAAAAAATCTCTTTATCATTCCAGAGTAAGGCTTATCACACGCAGGGGTGGGGGCAGTTGGGGGAGGGGGGTGCACCCCCCTCCCCCAGCAAAGCCAGAACACCCTCTCCCTCGATAGACCATCTATGGGAGGATATCCTGCCCTCCCCATGCGGGCCGCGAATCGATGAGCCAAATAGATCTGCCGCCATCGTGAACGCCAGACAGGGTCGGAGAGAGGATAAAAATAGAGATTGGATCTTTTCAGAATCCCACGAATCTATCGCGGGGACCGGCCGGATTCGATCGCGTCCGGGGAGGAGTCCAGAGGAGCCCCGACCGCGGCCCGATAGGACCGTCTCTCTCCCTGGATCAGGCAGGGGATCTCAAGGGGGCGGCCCATGTGCAGTGCAGGGGGAATAGGCGTAGAAAATACGCTTCTTAAAAAATGGATAGGGTTCATGCACCATCACTCCGCAAGACAGTGGCCCGGCCCGATTAACCCTTCGTTGTAGCTCTCCAGAGTGTCCTTCCAACTCCTTACACTGCCCTTGTCGCCGTTAGACAGCGTGCCCCAATCGTCTTTGTCATGGGATGCCAGGAACTCGTCCGCTGCTCCCACGGCGTCTACGATTGCCGTGCCATCGGCCCCGTTCGCGACGTTCAGCTTGGTGGCCAGCAGGTGGGCGTAGAGGTTGACGATGCCGTTCGAGTTGGTCCCGTGCTCCTCGCTGGAGAGGATGTACACGGCATCCGGTGTCGTGCCCACCTCGATACTCTTACCAGCCGATGCGGTTCCAAGCCAGAGAGGCAGCAACCCGGTTATCATGTCTTCCTGGGGTCCGAAACCACCACGGTTCTTCCAGTAACCGACACCGTAGGTACATCCAGTGGTCGGGCAGACTCCGGTTGAGATAGTGACGGTGACGGAGTCAGAGCAGATCTCTCCGGAATCGCTCTCGGTCAGGGTGGCGGTGTTCATCAGATCGACAGTTTGCTCGCAGAGTGCATCGACATTCGCAATGGTAATCGAGTATTCACTGTAACCTGTGTCGGTGAAATGCAAGGAATCCGGACCAGAGGTGCAGCTGAAACCGTCAGGGCAGGTGAGTGCGTCGGTTACATCGGCCTCGTCATCGATGTAGATGATCTCAAGAGTCGGGGAAGCAAACTCGGATGAATTCATATGATCGTTATTCGGGGAGGCTACCGTAGCAATTACCTTGTTGCGATATTTTAAAGCGCCTGCTACAGGAGTGAATTCAATTTCAAACGAATAGGTGCCCATTTCTTTGGGGCCTAACTGGGCCGGTCTGATCGTCTGGGATGCTCCCGATAAATCCCGCCAGGAACCTGTACTAAGCCTGTACTGCACCTGATCGACAATGGTCAGGTCGGCTGTGGTGTGTCTTTCATGAGTATTGGTCACGTTAATCTGCCCGCGGACGCCATACCGTGTAACATTCGACACTTCCGTTCGCGTTGCATCGATAGTGTAATTGACAGAACCTGACTCTCCGACTCCCAGCGTAAGGGTGTCGAGATCGGAGGATTTCTC
The genomic region above belongs to Methanomicrobiales archaeon and contains:
- a CDS encoding DUF3887 domain-containing protein; this translates as MKIPWALLPAVLATFRVLTAGCIGQNAELPAGEAAEVLAYAEPIADNLLLGFNENNYTQYSQDFSPQIREGLTEARFAGTREKVVSRIGLYVSRGSPVVTQSGDYIAVNYKADFEREQGVDVRVVFRKGDPSHQIHGLWFNSPKLRS
- a CDS encoding cation-translocating P-type ATPase produces the protein MTPPIDIDTLEGLTSEEVARRHEREGYNELPQAEKRNTLSILLEVFREPMFLLLVGAGSIYFFLGDIQEGLMLLFFVFVIIGITVYQERKTENALQALQNLSSPRALVIRDHTRQRIPGREVVRGDLILLSEGDRVPADARILDSKNLLVDESILTGESVPVRKFPGEVGGYSQPGGEDQPQVYSGTLVVQGRGLAEVTAIGRNTEIGKIGRTLSEVGVDETPLEKETRWIVRNIAAIGLGLFLITVVVYGVTRFDWIGGLLAGITLAMAILPEEFPVVLTVFLALGAWRISQNRVLTRRVTAIEALGSATVLCVDKTGTLTENRMRVVELMAKGERCDVSALQDPSLPEFCHELVEYAILASKRDPFDPMERALVSLGQDGLAGTEHLHARWELVEEYPLSRELLAMSNVWRSPDGQEYVIAAKGAPEAIGDLCHLSKAELEELSRQVQSLAGDGLRVLGVAKSSFRIGELPTGQHEFPFAFLGLIGFLDPVRPGVPDAIAECQSAGVRVIMITGDYPATAMKIASQIGLGTQRDCLTGPDVEILPPQEFRERINRVSVIARAVPEQKLAIVSSLKETGNTVAMTGDGVNDAPALKEADIGIAMGARGTDVAREAASLVLLDDAFSSIVAAIRMGRRIFDNLRRAMAYIIAVHVPIAGMSLLPIIFGWPLVLLPVHVVFLELIIDPACSIVFEAEEAEPDLMQRPPRARGESILNRSSVLLALVQGGVVLLALLLVFSLLTTRGLDVDEARAFTFTSIVIANLGLIAVNRSWSSTLVSTFKRPNRALWVVIAAAVFFLGLVLTIPALRALFQFAPLDGMEMASAIAVGIASVFWFEIFKRVRRRRAAR